The proteins below are encoded in one region of Planctopirus limnophila DSM 3776:
- the dcd gene encoding dCTP deaminase: MILTGNEIRSQLGRNLVINPFEERLLNPNSYNLRLHDELLVYEEIVLDMQRPNRYRRHVIPPEGLVLQPGQLYLGRTIEYTETHNFVPMLEGRSSVGRLGLFVHVTAGFGDVGFCGYWTLEMFAIHPIRIYAGVPICQIFYHQLEGDITEYASDKYQRNHDIQPSLLFKEFREPEPDQQLRLAFGQECSTREDADCSTPTDRK; encoded by the coding sequence ATGATTCTCACCGGGAATGAAATTCGTTCGCAACTGGGTCGTAATCTCGTCATCAATCCGTTCGAAGAGCGTCTGCTCAACCCGAACAGCTACAATTTGAGATTGCATGATGAGTTACTGGTCTACGAGGAAATCGTCCTCGATATGCAGCGGCCCAATCGCTACCGCCGGCATGTCATTCCTCCCGAAGGACTCGTGCTTCAACCGGGACAACTCTACCTGGGGCGGACCATCGAATACACGGAGACGCATAACTTCGTGCCCATGCTCGAAGGCCGGTCTTCGGTCGGACGACTGGGATTATTTGTCCATGTGACGGCAGGCTTTGGCGATGTGGGATTCTGCGGTTACTGGACGCTTGAAATGTTCGCGATCCATCCCATTCGCATTTATGCCGGCGTCCCGATCTGCCAGATTTTCTACCATCAACTGGAGGGAGACATCACGGAGTACGCCAGCGATAAGTATCAGAGAAATCACGACATCCAGCCAAGCCTGTTGTTTAAGGAGTTTCGGGAACCCGAGCCTGATCAGCAGCTCAGGCTGGCCTTTGGTCAGGAATGCTCGACCCGTGAAGATGCGGATTGTTCGACTCCCACCGATCGAAAATGA